From a single Paenibacillus sp. FSL W8-0426 genomic region:
- a CDS encoding iron-siderophore ABC transporter substrate-binding protein, with product MAMQVKRQNKGKLSWGQWALLAILMLVLAGCGNAGSGAATNSAVETGTTDTKQEEQAANAVDTRTITDAYGEVDVPADASRVVVLDIGALDNLLQLGVKPVGAPSILAPGEPYPAYLQGTDGIENIGSVNEPNLEAIDALKPDLIIGNKDTHDAIHDQLKQIAPTVFVETLGVTWKENLKLHAEAVNKQEEGQKLLEGYEQRAAELKAALAGQDAKEVSLIRPREDKIQIYLKETFAGTIMEDAGIVRPAAQQEAGFSKDVTEEQIADLDGDIILWFNREQDAFAKLEKSPLWATLKGVQSKAVHPVDWEYWLSGLGIQAVNQVLDDLNQYVANPS from the coding sequence ATGGCAATGCAGGTAAAGAGACAAAACAAAGGCAAGTTATCTTGGGGACAATGGGCCTTGTTAGCGATATTGATGTTGGTACTGGCAGGTTGCGGGAATGCCGGGTCGGGTGCTGCAACGAACTCGGCAGTCGAAACGGGAACAACCGACACCAAGCAGGAGGAACAAGCTGCAAACGCAGTCGACACACGCACGATCACGGATGCGTACGGTGAAGTAGATGTTCCGGCCGATGCCAGCCGCGTCGTCGTGCTGGACATCGGTGCACTGGATAATTTGCTGCAACTGGGCGTGAAACCTGTAGGAGCGCCATCGATCCTGGCACCGGGCGAGCCGTACCCGGCTTATTTGCAAGGAACGGACGGCATCGAAAACATCGGTTCCGTCAACGAGCCGAATCTGGAAGCCATCGATGCTTTGAAACCGGACCTGATCATCGGCAATAAAGATACGCATGACGCCATTCACGATCAGTTGAAACAAATTGCGCCAACCGTTTTCGTTGAAACGCTTGGAGTGACCTGGAAAGAAAACCTGAAGCTTCATGCGGAGGCGGTAAACAAACAGGAAGAAGGCCAAAAACTGCTGGAAGGTTACGAGCAGCGCGCTGCTGAATTGAAAGCCGCATTGGCCGGACAGGATGCCAAGGAAGTATCGCTGATCCGTCCGCGTGAGGACAAAATCCAGATTTACCTGAAAGAAACGTTTGCAGGAACGATCATGGAGGATGCCGGAATCGTGCGCCCGGCGGCCCAGCAGGAGGCAGGCTTTTCGAAGGACGTCACCGAAGAACAGATTGCCGATCTCGACGGGGACATCATTCTCTGGTTCAATCGGGAGCAGGATGCCTTCGCCAAGTTGGAAAAAAGCCCGCTGTGGGCCACGTTGAAAGGGGTCCAAAGCAAGGCTGTGCATCCGGTCGATTGGGAATACTGGCTCAGCGGGCTGGGGATCCAAGCCGTGAACCAAGTACTGGACGATCTGAACCAATATGTGGCGAATCCATCATAA